The genomic window GTTTTTTCTCCCGAGATAAGTTCCGCAGGTTTGTGATAAACCTTAAAGTATAGGTTCTTTGTTTCAATAAGTCTATTTTGGTGTACAAATTGAAATGATAGATAGTTATTGGGGTCATTGGGGTAAATAGGATAGTTCTTTTTATCGGAGGTAAAGAAGTTGTTCAGAAAAGCCGATTTAATGCTGCCTCCTTTTCCCGAAAAAGTAAAGGTGTGCATATCTGTTTTTACGGTTACATCTTCCGAGATTCCGGATGCTATGGTAGCAAACTTACCGTATTCTAAGGTAAGTTTTTTATCTATGGAGGTAGTATCCGGCGTAGCAGGAGACAGCGTATCCGGGTTGGCGGGTTTTATCGGTACTTTCTGGGTAATTTTAACTGTATCTGCGTTATGACCATTTTTTTGAGAGGGGGAACTCTCCGGGCCCAAAAAAGATGCCCAAATAATCACTAACAAGCTAATGAGAACCAGACCCGTAAGGGTATTCCTATCCATATTTTAGATGTGGCCGCAAAACTAATAATTATACAGCAGCAAAATGCGATACAAAATCATCAATAAGCATAAATTTAGGATGAATCATTTTTTTCTAATAAAGTTATATGAAATTAAATCTTATTTTGGTTAGCAATTGGGTTGTATAGCGTTATGTCAGATATCTTATTTATTAAAAAAAAATTATTTTGGGGTAATGTTTTTTTAATAAAAAGTATTTATCTTTGCAGCCGCAAGGCAGTACAACCAGATCCCTGCTAACCCCGCCAGGACCGGAAGGTAGCAACGGCCGCGGGTTGATCGGTGTGATACGGCCTTGCTTTTTTTATACTTCTTACAGCCGTTTTTCATCTGAAAAACGAACCCTTTCAAAGAAGTTTTTACCCCAATCAATTTCTTTGTTGTTCCTTTGTCCCCAAATTGACTCATTTTTTATGAAATTCTGGCTTTTTGTTGTGTGCTTGCTGGGTGCTACCATGCCTCTAAATGCGCAAACTTCGCTCACTTTATCTCAGTGTTTAACACGTGGAATTGAAAATAATTTATCTTTTCAGCAAATACAGCTAATTAAAGAGCAGTCTGCCAATAATTTAGAGCAAACAAAATTAGCTTTTTTCCCGAGCTTAAATGCAAATAATAGCTGGATGACCAATTTCGGTGCCTCTTTTGACCCACAAGTATTTTCCCGCATCAATAAAACCACCCATTTTTCAAATCCCAGCCTTTTGATGAATATAACTTTGTTTAATGGTTTAATTCATCACTACGCAAATAAGCAAGCAAAGGCAAATCTAACAGCCTCCGTTCAATCAGAAGGAAAAATCCGTAATGACTTGCTGGCTAATATTGCCCTCACTTTTTTAAAAGTTGTGATTTCTGAATCCAATAAAGAAATTGCAGAAAGCAGGTACAAACTCATTAAAAATCAATTAGAAAGAACTAAGTTGTTGGTATCAAGCGGGTCTTTAGCCCAAGGAGAAGAGCTAAACGCTATCTCACAGTTAGCTACGGAAGAATCCAATCTGATTAATGTAGATTTACAGATAAAACGAGATAAGCTGACGTTAGCACAGTTATTAAACCTAAACCCATTAGAAAACTATGTGTTGATCAAACCTGCCATTATGGATATGGCGGACTCCATACCCTCAGTAGAAAAGTTAATTAGTCAAGTATTAAACTCTTGGCCTGATGTGTTGGAGCAGCAAGCCCGCGTAGAAGCTGCTCTATGGGCGCAAAAACAAACCTTAGCCGGCAGCCTCCCCTCCTTATCCCTAAATGCAAGCCTAAACAGCAACTATTCCTCTAACGGAGGAATTACCAAAGTTGACTCTATCGCTACGGTGCAGCAAGGGAGGCTCGTTACTTATCGAGAAAGAGCAAGCCTCCCCAATCAATTTGGCGATAATTTCAATCAATCTATAAACGTCAATCTTTCAATTCCGATTTTTAATCGGGGGCAGGTTCGCCAAAGCAAACAGAACGCTACTTTAAATATTCATAATGCAGAATTACAACTTGATATTGTAAAGCAGCAAGTTACCCAAGAAGTTATTCAGGCTTGGACAGAGACTAAATCTGCAATGGCTGCTTTGCAGGCGGCACAAGCGCGGGAAACTGCCGCCAATACTGCCTATGATTATGCCGAAAAACGACACCAAAGCGGAAGCATCGACTTTTTTAGATACTTAGAAGCACTCAATAACTTAACAAACGCCCAGGTAAGCCGAACCATAACCCAATATGACTGGATGCTAAAACGAAAAATGTTAGATTTGTATTTGGGAAAAGAACTTACGTTCTAAAATGTCTTTTGAACGCTATAGCCGTCATACGCTTCTGCCGGAATGGGATTTAACCGCACAGGAAAAAGTCCGGCAAGCCACCATCTTGGTCGTTGGAGCCGGAGGCTTAGGCTGCCCGGCTCTTCAATATCTCGTTGCTGCCGGCGTTGGAACTATTCATCTCTTTGATGATGACTCAGTATCAGAATCTAACCTCGCCAGACAAATTCTATACACAGCCAAAGACATCGGAAAACCCAAAGTAACCTGTGCAGCACAATACTTACAGCAGCTAAACCCGGAATCTACCGTGATTCCACATTTTGAAAAAGTTACCCCTAAGATATTGTCTGACTTTTTGCCACAGATTTCCCTTGTTATGGATGGCTGTGATAACTTCCAAACTCGCTATTGGGTAAATGATGCTTGTGCAATAATGACTAAACCTTTAGTGTATGGAGCTGTTTATCAGTATGAAGGCCAAATAGCAGTATTTAGCCGAATACTACCTAATGGACAACAAACCGGCAATTTGCGGGATATTTTTCCAGATCAACCCACCGGAAAAATAGCTACCTGCGCAGAAGCCGGCGTACTTAATGCTCTTACCGGAGTTATCGGCACAATGATGGCCGCAGAAGCCCTAAAAATAATCACCAACATTGGTGATTTAATGGAAAATACCTTGAAAATAATAAATTTAATATCTGGAACAACACAAAATATCTACTTTAAACCCAACAACGTACCTATAAATTTCCCAAAAGAGCTTGATTCTCCTACTAACAATTGCTCTGTTTTAGACAAAAATACAGTAACGAATATTTTACCCAACCAAATTCTTTATTGGAAAAAAAACAATATTTCCTTTCAGCTTGTAGATGTACGCAGTTTAGATGAACGAAACCAATTTTCATTAGGCGGGATTCACTGCCCCACCGAAAAGGTAGAAACTGTTATCACAACGCTGAACCCCGAAATTCCTACGGTCTTTTACTGCCATAGCGGCCAAAGAAGCTATTTCGTTGCCGAAACCTTTGCCGAAAAAGGGTATTTACAAACCTACAACCTCTCTGGAGGTATTCTTCGCTTCAAAAGTGAATATCCTGCTGAAAACTCCTTAGACTTAACTTAAAATACGATAACCGCTTATTTTTCAGTACAATATAACA from Bacteroidia bacterium includes these protein-coding regions:
- a CDS encoding TolC family protein, giving the protein MKFWLFVVCLLGATMPLNAQTSLTLSQCLTRGIENNLSFQQIQLIKEQSANNLEQTKLAFFPSLNANNSWMTNFGASFDPQVFSRINKTTHFSNPSLLMNITLFNGLIHHYANKQAKANLTASVQSEGKIRNDLLANIALTFLKVVISESNKEIAESRYKLIKNQLERTKLLVSSGSLAQGEELNAISQLATEESNLINVDLQIKRDKLTLAQLLNLNPLENYVLIKPAIMDMADSIPSVEKLISQVLNSWPDVLEQQARVEAALWAQKQTLAGSLPSLSLNASLNSNYSSNGGITKVDSIATVQQGRLVTYRERASLPNQFGDNFNQSINVNLSIPIFNRGQVRQSKQNATLNIHNAELQLDIVKQQVTQEVIQAWTETKSAMAALQAAQARETAANTAYDYAEKRHQSGSIDFFRYLEALNNLTNAQVSRTITQYDWMLKRKMLDLYLGKELTF
- a CDS encoding HesA/MoeB/ThiF family protein, which gives rise to MSFERYSRHTLLPEWDLTAQEKVRQATILVVGAGGLGCPALQYLVAAGVGTIHLFDDDSVSESNLARQILYTAKDIGKPKVTCAAQYLQQLNPESTVIPHFEKVTPKILSDFLPQISLVMDGCDNFQTRYWVNDACAIMTKPLVYGAVYQYEGQIAVFSRILPNGQQTGNLRDIFPDQPTGKIATCAEAGVLNALTGVIGTMMAAEALKIITNIGDLMENTLKIINLISGTTQNIYFKPNNVPINFPKELDSPTNNCSVLDKNTVTNILPNQILYWKKNNISFQLVDVRSLDERNQFSLGGIHCPTEKVETVITTLNPEIPTVFYCHSGQRSYFVAETFAEKGYLQTYNLSGGILRFKSEYPAENSLDLT